The DNA region CCATAAGGAAAAGTAATGTCTGATATTATTTTACGAACAATAATTCCCATTCTTCTTCTAATGGGAACAGGTTTCCTATCAAGAAAACTTGGAATCTTGAAATCTGGTGACGAGCGGATACTTAGTGCTTATGTGTATTATTTTGCGCTGCCAGCCCTGTTTTTTGTTAACATGACTGAAACGAACTTCACCGAAGGAACTCTGAGATTCATGCTTGCGGGAATTATCCCCATTCTGATAGCGCTGACAATTTACACCTCTCTTTACCTAGTATTCAAATTTTCAAAGAATATCCTCTATCTACTTATTCTAAGCACGATCTTTGGCAGCTTAGCCTTCTTTGGCATACCCTTCATAGCATTTGCCTTCCCAGGAACAGGGGAACCTGTGGCGACATTGGCTGCAGCATCAATTTCTATTGTAAGCGTAACAATTTCTATCACTACTCTAGAATTGTATCGGCTCCAGCAATCCAAAATACTAACAGGATTAAAACTCGTTGCACAAAGACTTTCAAAAAACCCACTTATTCTATCAATTTTCTTCGGTATTCTGTTGTCACTCATCAAAATAGAAATCCCCACGCCTATATCACAGCCGCTACACATGCTAGGAAGTACAACTTCCACAGTTGCCATCTTTATGCTCGGGGTCTTTCTCTACGGAAGAAAATATACAAACATAAGTGAAGCCCTGAAACTAAGTATGCTAAGGATAGTATTTCTGCCAATAGTAGCCTTCTTAACCACAATGTTATTTGACTTTTCTACTCTTGAAAGATCAGCATTGATACTTATGCACGGTATGCCTGTTGCCATCTCTATGATAGTCCTCAGCGAACGTTACAGTTTTTACAAAGAGACAATCGCCTCTCTGATTTTAATTTCCTCACTCGGAGCAGGGTTATATTTGAATTTATGGCTTCTATTGTTAGGACACTATTAGAAAGGT from Candidatus Bathyarchaeota archaeon includes:
- a CDS encoding AEC family transporter — protein: MSDIILRTIIPILLLMGTGFLSRKLGILKSGDERILSAYVYYFALPALFFVNMTETNFTEGTLRFMLAGIIPILIALTIYTSLYLVFKFSKNILYLLILSTIFGSLAFFGIPFIAFAFPGTGEPVATLAAASISIVSVTISITTLELYRLQQSKILTGLKLVAQRLSKNPLILSIFFGILLSLIKIEIPTPISQPLHMLGSTTSTVAIFMLGVFLYGRKYTNISEALKLSMLRIVFLPIVAFLTTMLFDFSTLERSALILMHGMPVAISMIVLSERYSFYKETIASLILISSLGAGLYLNLWLLLLGHY